The following coding sequences are from one Musa acuminata AAA Group cultivar baxijiao chromosome BXJ2-4, Cavendish_Baxijiao_AAA, whole genome shotgun sequence window:
- the LOC103981242 gene encoding probable xyloglucan endotransglucosylase/hydrolase protein 32 isoform X1, which translates to MALLLFSSILLSILQCSSAQPSPGYYLSSRFKPLPGFYHGYNTLWGPRHQTVSADQSSVAIWLDRSSGLLLLLLPHGSSQSHVNPASAASITGSGFKSNRPFRSGYFAASIKLQPGDTAGVITAFYLSNNQVHPGFHDEVDIEFLGTTPGRPYKLQTNVYVKGSGDGRVIGREMKFHLWFDPAADFHHYAILWNPNEIIFFVDDIPIRRYPRRSDDTFPLRPMWVYGTIWDASSWATDNGKHRVDYRHQPFVARFTRFVVRGCSAYAPSGCRPVPSSPSGFGLSKQQLAAMAWAQRNYMVYDYCRDDRRDRSLTPECWA; encoded by the exons ATggctctcctcctcttctcctccattcTGCTCTCCATACTACAATGCAGCAGTGCTCAGCCCTCCCCTGGCTACTACCTAAGCAGCAGGTTCAAGCCTTTGCCTGGCTTCTACCATGGATACAACACTCTGTGGGGGCCCCGGCATCAAACAGTCTCAGCAGACCAGTCCTCGGTGGCCATCTGGCTCGACAGGAGCTCAGgtctgctgctcctcctcctccctcacgGTTCATCTCAGTCTCATGTTAACCCTGCCTCTGCTGCATCGATAACAGGCAGCGGATTCAAGTCGAATCGCCCATTTCGAAGCGGCTATTTTGCGGCATCGATCAAGCTCCAACCTGGCGACACTGCAGGAGTGATCACAGCTTTCTAC CTGTCGAACAACCAAGTGCATCCTGGGTTCCATGACGAGGTGGATATCGAGTTCTTGGGGACTACTCCGGGGAGGCCATACAAGTTGCAGACGAATGTGTACGTCAAGGGGAGCGGCGACGGCCGGGTCATCGGGAGGGAGATGAAGTTCCACCTGTGGTTTGACCCTGCTGCTGACTTCCACCACTACGCTATCCTGTGGAACCCAAATGAGATCAT ATTCTTCGTCGACGACATACCGATACGGCGGTACCCGAGGAGGAGCGACGACACGTTCCCGCTGCGGCCGATGTGGGTGTACGGGACGATCTGGGACGCGTCGTCCTGGGCCACCGACAACGGCAAGCACAGGGTGGACTACCGCCACCAGCCGTTCGTCGCCAGGTTCACCAGGTTCGTCGTGCGAGGCTGCTCCGCGTACGCGCCGTCGGGGTGCCGCCCGGTGCCGTCCTCGCCGTCCGGATTCGGGCTCAGCAAGCAGCAGCTCGCCGCCATGGCCTGGGCGCAGAGGAACTACATGGTGTACGACTACTGCAGGGATGACCGGAGGGACCGTTCCTTGACTCCCGAGTGCTGGGCTTGA
- the LOC103981242 gene encoding xyloglucan endotransglucosylase/hydrolase protein 31 isoform X2, translated as MQQCSALPWLLPKQQVQAFAWLLPWIQHSVGAPASNSLSRPVLGGHLARQELRQRIQVESPISKRLFCGIDQAPTWRHCRSDHSFLREFFLGQLPLPSCLLACASFDIVLQLSNNQVHPGFHDEVDIEFLGTTPGRPYKLQTNVYVKGSGDGRVIGREMKFHLWFDPAADFHHYAILWNPNEIIFFVDDIPIRRYPRRSDDTFPLRPMWVYGTIWDASSWATDNGKHRVDYRHQPFVARFTRFVVRGCSAYAPSGCRPVPSSPSGFGLSKQQLAAMAWAQRNYMVYDYCRDDRRDRSLTPECWA; from the exons ATGCAGCAGTGCTCAGCCCTCCCCTGGCTACTACCTAAGCAGCAGGTTCAAGCCTTTGCCTGGCTTCTACCATGGATACAACACTCTGTGGGGGCCCCGGCATCAAACAGTCTCAGCAGACCAGTCCTCGGTGGCCATCTGGCTCGACAGGAGCTCAG GCAGCGGATTCAAGTCGAATCGCCCATTTCGAAGCGGCTATTTTGCGGCATCGATCAAGCTCCAACCTGGCGACACTGCAGGAGTGATCACAGCTTTCTACGTGAGTTCTTTCTTGGCCAACTCCCGTTGCcgtcttgcttgcttgcttgtgcATCATTCGACATTGTGCTTCAGCTGTCGAACAACCAAGTGCATCCTGGGTTCCATGACGAGGTGGATATCGAGTTCTTGGGGACTACTCCGGGGAGGCCATACAAGTTGCAGACGAATGTGTACGTCAAGGGGAGCGGCGACGGCCGGGTCATCGGGAGGGAGATGAAGTTCCACCTGTGGTTTGACCCTGCTGCTGACTTCCACCACTACGCTATCCTGTGGAACCCAAATGAGATCAT ATTCTTCGTCGACGACATACCGATACGGCGGTACCCGAGGAGGAGCGACGACACGTTCCCGCTGCGGCCGATGTGGGTGTACGGGACGATCTGGGACGCGTCGTCCTGGGCCACCGACAACGGCAAGCACAGGGTGGACTACCGCCACCAGCCGTTCGTCGCCAGGTTCACCAGGTTCGTCGTGCGAGGCTGCTCCGCGTACGCGCCGTCGGGGTGCCGCCCGGTGCCGTCCTCGCCGTCCGGATTCGGGCTCAGCAAGCAGCAGCTCGCCGCCATGGCCTGGGCGCAGAGGAACTACATGGTGTACGACTACTGCAGGGATGACCGGAGGGACCGTTCCTTGACTCCCGAGTGCTGGGCTTGA
- the LOC135608991 gene encoding polcalcin Phl p 7-like, giving the protein MIPLLAPPFTLLPPPQLKQHVTQHRSIAGQKMGEVSPEMEQVFKRFDTNGDGKISLAELAEVLRTLGSTSADDVKRTMAEIDTDGDGNIDFKEFGAFCRANPGLMKDVAKVFL; this is encoded by the coding sequence ATGATCCCCCTGCTCGCTCCTCCCTTCACTCTCCTCCCGCCCCCTCAGCTCAAGCAACACGTCACGCAGCATCGATCGATCGCAGGACAGAAGATGGGCGAGGTTTCGCCGGAGATGGAGCAGGTCTTCAAGCGCTTCGACACCAACGGCGACGGCAAGATCTCGCTGGCGGAGCTCGCCGAGGTCCTCCGCACGCTGGGCTCTACCTCCGCCGACGACGTGAAGCGCACCATGGCCGAGATCGACACCGACGGCGACGGCAACATCGACTTCAAGGAGTTCGGCGCCTTCTGCCGCGCCAACCCTGGCCTCATGAAGGACGTGGCCAAGGTCTTCCTTTGA
- the LOC135609892 gene encoding uncharacterized protein LOC135609892, with protein sequence MAHPNSSSSPSIRVLVRTPPPTASSTSPASSSTSVGPVPTAAPAAASISVSNPSSSPLPPPSPSPSNPEGVVVVGFLGSRPSTDATHLINRILDANVFGCGNLDKDLFASRSESSGQVEEWFRRRRISFHFEKEKGVVFLQFSSSLSPFSLLCSSRTDDEGYRSVSALETCDADDLRGMLFMFSVCHVIIFLQDGARFDTQILKRFRMLQNAKHALAPFVRSKIAPTLSKTTSAILLPNAARVTSISPPSRRSGASNRHGSSISLMSGSGSNSSVLPGQCTPVILFVFVDDLFDGSNPSPIAEDSGDAMSLTQLTSVGGPSKPGLSVKGSGPVVVLTHPASKNEGSFKKKLQSSLESQVRFLIKKCRTLVGTEHSNLGPRGAGSLSNLPLFLLDASRIVSLVDRSMIQRGESLDFMTGLIEDALNSKRAIDVFSLENHCQNLNNEDIQSIKDFLYRQVDALRGRGGLPGSASSGSVVGVGMVAAAAAAAAASAAAGKPVSAPELPSLERWLSLSSLILDSLLSVEDSFLDEDGKVKRSFLEKHANEMQDQQISLEDAKSIEAAISCLESSKDLNLKFSISWCQRALPAAKKVYLNELPPFYPTSLHKAHLERALHFFNSMVKGPAMQKFSRKLEEECTTIWESGRQLCDAVSLTGKPCMHQIHDDKKQHSSGYVFLHACACGRSRKLRDDPFDFESANITFSCFANCEDLLPTLILPRGSHVRPLSENSWRLMRIAGGRYYKPSKGLLQTGFSSTEKYLLKWTISLEKQKGANSLLFNTVGKSSFANSTPECKLSPVLDDDVKKTGAGQLQRETKSGASENFRKKSEAVPLEDSSISFGKGLPSFPMKKPFSEVVAGNNSVDPFPSLQQKKLPKENTEKIVRKLGVPHQNGHRVSVADNHEGPQKAEHTFSHESITRSGTKGQTEGNPVLQIGSNIVPVNIGGEKIPKDNHSKQVIVYVGFEHECSFGHRFLISPEHLKELESSYSLADKLHSSADDSGQNSDTKTGLYEKVPENLSGTTSTVNNMKKTQKSMETSAKCNEQQGRITLLSRYGAEWFEPVNGLPLPAGYEQKLDRNILHVRLDDGGSAFSLLNRKLPLHMNCPYCRNLTRKDQKIKFAGTTSQLQRIFLVTPPLPTVLATCPVIQFEDSCLPPSIQNREQQSQFSLDCQVILPPESFLTFKLPFVYGVQMDDGSLHPLNHLEHQPELTAWLVEGTALQVVSTGHEYYEDASMGKNQG encoded by the exons ATGGCGCAccccaactcctcctcctccccctccatcCGCGTCCTCGTCCGTACCCCACCTCCAACTGCATCCTCCacctctcctgcttcctcttccaccTCCGTTGGCCCCGTCCCCACCGCTGCGCCCGCCGCCGCCAGCATCTCCGTCAGCaacccttcttcctctcctcttcctcctccatctccttcTCCTTCTAATCCCGAAGGCGTCGTGGTCGTAGGCTTCCTCGGCAGTAGGCCAAGCACCGACGCTACCCATCTGATCAACAGGATCCTCGACGCGAACGTCTTCGGCTGCGGAAACCTCGACAAGGATCTCTTCGCTTCTCGGTCCGAGTCAAGCGGGCAGGTGGAGGAGTGGTTCCGCCGCCGCAGGATCAGTTTTCACTTTGAGAAAGAGAAAGGGGTGGTCTTCCTCCAGTTCTCGTCGTCTTTGTCGCCGTTTTCGTTGCTGTGCTCCTCTAGAACAGATGACGAGGGGTATAGGTCGGTTTCGGCTTTGGAAACCTGTGATGCCGATGATCTCCGGGGGATGCTGTTCATGTTCTCC GTCTGTCATGTGATTATATTTCTTCAAGATGGTGCCCGATTTGATACCCAGATCTTAAAAAGGTTCCGGATGCTGCAAAATGCAAAGCATGCTTTAGCCCCTTTTGTAAGATCCAAAATTGCACCGACATTATCGAAAACCACTTCAGCCATCTTGCTTCCCAATGCAGCTAGAGTCACTTCCATATCTCCTCCCAGCCGACGTAGTGGAGCCTCAAATCGCCATGGTTCATCCATCTCTTTAATGTCGGGTTCAGGGAGTAATTCATCTGTGCTTCCAGGCCAGTGTACTCCTGTCATTCTCTTTGTGTTTGTTGATGACCTATTTGATGGGTCCAATCCTTCCCCCATTGCTGAGGATTCTGGTGATGCAATGTCTCTTACTCAGCTTACAAGCGTAGGTGGACCGTCGAAGCCTGGTTTAAGCGTAAAAGGTTCTGGTCCTGTGGTAGTGCTAACACACCCGGCTAGTAAAAATGAAGGTAGTTTCAAGAAAAAGTTGCAATCATCACTAGAGTCACAAGTCAGATTTTTGATAAAGAAATGCCGAACATTGGTTGGCACAGAACACAGTAATCTTGGTCCAAGAGGTGCCGGTAGTCTGAGTAACCTGCCCTTGTTTTTGCTTGATGCATCAAGGATTGTTTCACTGGTAGATAGGTCTATGATCCAAAGAGGTGAATCACTTGATTTTATGACAGGGCTTATTGAGGATGCATTGAATTCAAAACGTGCAATTGATGTGTTCTCTCTTGAAAACCATTGCCAGAATTTGAATAATGAGGATATTCAGTCAATCAAGGATTTTCTGTACAGGCAGGTTGACGCTTTAAGAGGTAGAGGAGGGTTACCAGGTAGCGCGAGTAGTGGTTCAGTAGTTGGTGTGGGAatggtagcagcagcagcagcagctgcagcagcatcAGCTGCAGCTGGGAAGCCTGTTAGTGCTCCTGAACTCCCAAGTCTGGAACGCTGGTTGTCTCTTAGTAGTCTGATCCTTGATTCATTGCTTTCTGTTGAAGACAGCTTTCTAGATGAAGATGGAAAAGTTAAGAGATCATTCCTTGAAAAACATGCCAATGAGATGCAGGATCAACAAATTTCTCTTGAAGATGCTAAATCTATTGAAGCAGCTATATCTTGTCTGGAAAGTAGCAAGGACCTGAACTTGAAGTTTTCTATTTCTTGGTGTCAAAGAGCTCTCCCAGCTGCTAAGAAAGTATACCTAAATGAGTTACCTCCTTTTTATCCAACTTCTTTGCATAAGGCCCATTTGGAGAGGGCTTTGCACTTTTTCAATTCCATGGTTAAAGGACCAGCCATGCAAAAATTTTCAAGGAAGCTGGAAGAGGAGTGCACGACAATATGGGAATCAGGAAGACAACTCTGTGATGCTGTTAGTCTTACAGGAAAGCCATGCATGCACCAGATACATGATGACAAAAAACAACACTCCAGCGGATATGTTTTTCTGCATGCCTGTGCTTGCGGCCGATCAAGAAAACTTCGTGATGATCCTTTTGATTTTGAGAGTGCAAACATAACTTTCAGTTGCTTTGCCAATTGTGAAGATCTCCTTCCAACTCTTATATTACCTAGAGGAAGTCATGTAAGACCTCTTTCTGAGAACTCATGGCGTTTGATGCGCATAGCTGGAGGAAGATATTATAAACCATCAAAGGGCTTGCTTCAAACTGGATTCTCCTCCACTGAAAAGTACTTGCTTAAGTGGACAATTTCTCTTGAGAAACAAAAGGGAGCAAATAGCTTGCTTTTTAATACAGTGGGCAAGTCTTCTTTTGCAAATTCAACTCCAGAATGTAAGCTTTCGCCTGTTTTAGATGATGACGTAAAGAAAACTGGTGCTGGTCAGTTGCAGAGAGAAACTAAGTCTGGAGCATCTGaaaattttagaaagaaatcGGAGGCGGTGCCCCTTGAGGACTCAAGTATTAGCTTTGGGAAGGGTCTTCCATCTTTTCCTATGAAGAAGCCTTTCTCTGAAGTTGTTGCTGGTAATAATAGTGTAGATCCATTTCCAAGTCTTCAGCAGAAAAAACTGCCAAAAGAAAACACAGAAAAAATTGTGAGAAAATTAGGTGTTCCCCATCAAAATGGGCATCGAGTTTCTGTAGCTGATAATCATGAAGGACCTCAAAAAGCTGAACATACGTTCTCACATGAAAGCATAACCAGATCAGGTACTAAAGGCCAAACTGAAGGCAACCCTGTTTTGCAGATAGGGAGCAACATAGTGCCAGTAAATATTGGTGGTGAAAAAATTCCAAAGGATAATCATTCAAAGCAAGTCATCGTGTATGTTGGATTTGAACATGAGTGCTCCTTCGGTCACCGGTTTCTGATATCTCCAGAGCACCTGAAAGAGCTTGAGTCTTCATATTCTTTGGCAGATAAATTACATTCCTCTGCTGATGATTCTGGTCAAAATTCAGATACTAAGACTGGTTTGTATGAGAAAGTTCCAGAAAACTTATCTGGAACAACTTCCACTGTAAATAACATGAAGAAAACTCAAAAGTCCATGGAAACATCAGCTAAATGTAATGAACAGCAAGGTAGAATCACACTATTATCCAGATATGGCGCTGAATGGTTTGAGCCTGTTAATGGACTTCCATTACCTGCAGGCTATGAGCAAAAGCTTGACAGAAATATTTTACATGTTAGGCTTGATGATGGTGGATCTGCATTTTCTCTTTTGAACAGAAAGTTACCGCTACATATGAACTGCCCTTATTGTAGGAATTTAACAAGAAAGGATCAAAAGATTAAATTTGCAGGTACAACATCACAACTTCAGCGCATTTTTCTG gtgACACCGCCGCTCCCTACTGTTTTAGCAACATGCCCAGTAATACAATTCGAG GACTCTTGTCTACCTCCATCTATTCAAAACCGTGAGCAGCAATCACAATTTAGCCTCGACTGTCAAGTCATTCTTCCACCAGAAAGCTTTCTTACATTTAAGCTCCCATTTGTCTATGGTGTCCAAATGGATGATGGAAGTCTGCATCCACTTAACCACCTTGAACATCAGCCAGAGCTCACAGCATGGCTTGTTGAAGGAACAGCTTTGCAGGTTGTCTCAACGGGACACGAATATTATGAAGATGCTTCGATGGGAAAAAATCAAGGATGA
- the LOC103981242 gene encoding probable xyloglucan endotransglucosylase/hydrolase protein 32 isoform X3, with protein sequence MALLLFSSILLSILQCSSAQPSPGYYLSSRFKPLPGFYHGYNTLWGPRHQTVSADQSSVAIWLDRSSGSGFKSNRPFRSGYFAASIKLQPGDTAGVITAFYLSNNQVHPGFHDEVDIEFLGTTPGRPYKLQTNVYVKGSGDGRVIGREMKFHLWFDPAADFHHYAILWNPNEIIFFVDDIPIRRYPRRSDDTFPLRPMWVYGTIWDASSWATDNGKHRVDYRHQPFVARFTRFVVRGCSAYAPSGCRPVPSSPSGFGLSKQQLAAMAWAQRNYMVYDYCRDDRRDRSLTPECWA encoded by the exons ATggctctcctcctcttctcctccattcTGCTCTCCATACTACAATGCAGCAGTGCTCAGCCCTCCCCTGGCTACTACCTAAGCAGCAGGTTCAAGCCTTTGCCTGGCTTCTACCATGGATACAACACTCTGTGGGGGCCCCGGCATCAAACAGTCTCAGCAGACCAGTCCTCGGTGGCCATCTGGCTCGACAGGAGCTCAG GCAGCGGATTCAAGTCGAATCGCCCATTTCGAAGCGGCTATTTTGCGGCATCGATCAAGCTCCAACCTGGCGACACTGCAGGAGTGATCACAGCTTTCTAC CTGTCGAACAACCAAGTGCATCCTGGGTTCCATGACGAGGTGGATATCGAGTTCTTGGGGACTACTCCGGGGAGGCCATACAAGTTGCAGACGAATGTGTACGTCAAGGGGAGCGGCGACGGCCGGGTCATCGGGAGGGAGATGAAGTTCCACCTGTGGTTTGACCCTGCTGCTGACTTCCACCACTACGCTATCCTGTGGAACCCAAATGAGATCAT ATTCTTCGTCGACGACATACCGATACGGCGGTACCCGAGGAGGAGCGACGACACGTTCCCGCTGCGGCCGATGTGGGTGTACGGGACGATCTGGGACGCGTCGTCCTGGGCCACCGACAACGGCAAGCACAGGGTGGACTACCGCCACCAGCCGTTCGTCGCCAGGTTCACCAGGTTCGTCGTGCGAGGCTGCTCCGCGTACGCGCCGTCGGGGTGCCGCCCGGTGCCGTCCTCGCCGTCCGGATTCGGGCTCAGCAAGCAGCAGCTCGCCGCCATGGCCTGGGCGCAGAGGAACTACATGGTGTACGACTACTGCAGGGATGACCGGAGGGACCGTTCCTTGACTCCCGAGTGCTGGGCTTGA